From a region of the Pieris rapae chromosome 22, ilPieRapa1.1, whole genome shotgun sequence genome:
- the LOC110992833 gene encoding uncharacterized protein LOC110992833, giving the protein MDRDRAEPISEREITVLSEALPEELFNKVCGILNIRMPKNDTDTEIETKEIQRRITKHPLLSKRKTFSVNRELDSDTDVEIHSMLEDDGPNIHQEFLRKPIREQITWATRYLQPEQEHEKTLVKKADDLTNRIANQFCDYMKELGGDQQSQLFTPKTIKELFQIEFDTHAARSLKVVPKELPSINERIANVTGNKEKSRYAALDREISKDIKAESRPNYVKCFERSIPRREQWRTPLNDTKNQWKSARHVPKDLITLKTVWEGITNLRSVKEYCRWMIEHPEHRRAPYLSSLGMFDRAVLDARLTVELNDPNIDAPAPIEHIRKRLSDLMEPNL; this is encoded by the exons ATGGATAGAGATCGTGCAGAACCG ATAAGCGAACGAGAAATAACAGTTTTATCGGAAGCTTTGCCTGAAGAGTTATTTAACAAAGTATGCGGCATTCTTAATATTCGCATGCCTAAAAACgatactgatacagaaattgAAACAAAAG AAATACAGCGGAGGATTACAAAACATCCACTTCTATCAAAGCGAAAAACATTCAGCGTCAATAGAGAATTAGACTCCGATACTGACGTAGAAATACACAg TATGCTAGAAGATGATGGTCCAAACATCCACCAAGAGTTTCTCCGCAAACCCATTCGTGAGCAGATAACGTGGGCAACGCGCTACCTACAACCTGAGCAAGAACATGAGAAGACACTGGTCAAAAAGGCTGATGATCTTACTAACaga ATTGCAAATCAATTTTGTGACTACATGAAAGAGCTCGGAGGTGATCAGCAGTCGCAATTATTTACTCCGAAAACAATCAAAGAACTTTTTCAg attgaATTCGATACACACGCAGCCAGAAGCCTCAAAGTTGTACCAAAGGAACTGCCTTCAATAAATGAGAGAATCGCCAACGTCACTGGTAATAAagag AAATCCCGCTATGCAGCCCTGGACCGAGAAATATCGAAGGATATAAAAGCAGAGAGCCGGcctaattatgttaaatgctTCGAACGGTCAATACCCCGACGTGAGCAATGGCGTACACCATTGAACGACACGAAAAACCAATGGAAGTCTGCTCGCCATGTACCTAAAGACCTCATCACATTGAAGACTGTCTGGGAAGGGATCACAAACTTAAG AAGCGTAAAGGAATACTGCCGTTGGATGATTGAGCATCCTGAACATCGACGAGCACCGTATTTGAGCAGTCTTGGAATGTTCGACCGAGCAGTGCTCGATGCAAGGCTCACAGTTGAATTGAATGATCCAAATATAGATGCACCAGCTCCAATTGAACATATACGTAAAAGACTGTCAGATTTAATGGAAccaaatttgtaa
- the LOC110992858 gene encoding solute carrier family 22 member 6-B — protein MAPKEETETPAEFEEVLNREVGQFGRFQLINLLLLALPAISSGFLAGDYNFTAARLPHRCAIPECDGESPIYDPDWILNAVPKTDTGFADCTRFAPINASLINNDTCPAQIFDKKTVVNCDGFVYGRTNSVVYDFGIECQEWIRTLSITLNSVGAMVALPLAGFVSDYFGRRISIVFFAFNIVIIGILKAYSVNYVMYLVTQFAHTAFGGGIFSAAYILAAEIVGPKYRVAAGCMMSSVFTLGLGLVGAIASLVENWRHLTLTYFVPVSIVFSYYWIVCESHRWLLSKHKTEEAQVALDRAARFNGRKINDQSMKFLLTAIPRNNNNAVNENLVLRVIKSPVMLKRCCTTPIYWIATTFIYYGMTINSVSLSGNIYLNYVLVALVEIPGFWTAYLVLDKFGRKVTLVIGYVICAVCCFAFAFTPQSFYVLSLILYLLGKYCTGLVMTSLYLFTSELYPTRHRHSFLGFSSMLGRIGTVIASFTPPLMDYWSGIPSVMFGVMSTLAGLLVLTQPETFGKRVPDTFEDAEMLGKI, from the coding sequence ATGGCACCGAAAGAAGAGACAGAAACACCGGCGGAATTCGAGGAAGTGTTAAATCGTGAAGTGGGACAATTTGGCAGATTTCAACTGATAAATTTGCTGCTGCTTGCGTTGCCGGCAATTTCTTCCGGATTCCTCGCTGGTGATTACAATTTCACCGCAGCCAGGCTGCCGCATCGGTGTGCAATACCAGAGTGTGATGGCGAATCTCCTATATACGATCCCGACTGGATTCTCAATGCAGTGCCGAAGACTGATACCGGATTTGCCGACTGCACAAGGTTTGCGCCGATAAATGCATCGCTTATCAACAACGACACGTGCCCTGCTCAGATATTTGATAAGAAGACAGTTGTTAACTGTGACGgatttgtttatggaagaaCCAATTCTGTAGTATACGATTTTGGCATCGAATGTCAGGAGTGGATTCGTACTTTATCAATCACATTGAACAGTGTCGGAGCGATGGTTGCCCTTCCTTTAGCAGGTTTCGTGTCAGACTATTTCGGCCGTCGCATTTCCATAGTTTTCTTTGCGTTTAATATAGTAATCATAGGTATTCTTAAGGCATATTCTGTAAATTACGTTATGTATCTTGTTACACAGTTTGCGCATACAGCGTTCGGTGGTGGAATCTTCAGTGCGGCGTATATCTTGGCTGCAGAAATCGTAGGGCCTAAATATCGTGTGGCTGCTGGTTGTATGATGTCGTCCGTGTTTACTTTAGGTTTAGGGTTAGTTGGCGCTATCGCATCTCTTGTAGAGAACTGGCGTCATCTGACACTGACATACTTTGTACCAGTATCAATTGTATTCTCATATTATTGGATCGTGTGTGAGAGCCACCGATGGCTATTGAGTAAACATAAGACTGAAGAAGCACAAGTTGCGCTGGATCGTGCAGCACGGTTCAATGGGCGTAAGATAAATGATCAATCGATGAAGTTCTTACTAACCGCGATACCTCGTAATAATAACAATGCAGTAAACGAAAATCTCGTACTTCGGGTTATTAAATCCCCGGTTATGCTTAAAAGATGTTGTACCACACCTATTTACTGGATAGCGACAACATTTATCTACTATGGAATGACAATTAACTCTGTCAGTTTATctggtaatatttatttgaactaCGTGTTAGTAGCTTTGGTCGAGATACCAGGCTTTTGGACGGCATATCTGGTGTTAGACAAATTCGGTCGTAAGGTGACATTGGTGATAGGATATGTAATATGTGCAGTGTGTTGTTTTGCATTTGCCTTCACGCCACAgtcattttatgttttatcattaattttatatctgttAGGTAAATACTGTACCGGCCTTGTAATGACGTCCCTTTATTTGTTCACATCAGAACTGTATCCGACTAGACATAGGCATTCGTTCCTTGGTTTTTCTTCGATGTTAGGCCGTATCGGTACTGTTATTGCGTCTTTTACACCGCCTTTGATGGACTACTGGTCTGGAATACCATCGGTGATGTTTGGTGTGATGAGTACATTGGCAGGTCTTTTGGTATTAACACAACCAGAAACGTTCGGTAAAAGAGTTCCTGATACATTCGAGGATGCTGAGATGCTTGGAAAGATATGA